Part of the Sulfobacillus acidophilus DSM 10332 genome, TTCGTGACCGGATGATCAAAGTACGCCAAGATATGCGTCTCCCAATTGGCCCAAGCCGTCAGTAATTCGGCAAATGCGATACGATGTTGATCTGTTAGCGATCGTTCCCACGTCTGGAAATAGGATCGCACCTCGGCGGTATTGCCGCAATCATAGAGCCCGAAGAAGGCTTCCTTTAAGCGATGGATCTCGCCCAGAACCGGATAGTTTTTGACCCACGTGGAGAGGAGTAAGGCTTCCCGGTCGGTCAGGTCGGCCTCCCGTTTGAGGAGGACGAATCGATCGTGCATGAGTCCCCGGCGCTGGGCCGGCGTCAGCGCGTCCCGGAGTTGCTTACGCACGTGTTCGACGGCGGCATTAGCCATTTTCAGCACATGGAACTTGTCGATCACGATGGTCGCGTCAGGGAGGCTGGCCTCGACGGCGTCTTTGTACGGACGCCACATGTCCATCGTGACCAGTCGTACGTGCTCGCGATGCGGCAATCGCATGAGGTACGCCGTCACGGTCTCCTTATTGCGGTTCACCAGCAAATCGACCAGCGTACATTCTTGGACGTTGGTCACCACGCCCCGAGGACGGATGAGATGGATTTCATCGAGACCCAGCCATTGCGGAGTCTCGACCTTACGGTGCGCTTCTAAGGCGGTCACATGATCGTGGAAAATATCGCGTACCGTCCGTTCGGAGATACCCACCTCCTGCGCCACGTGGGTAAAGGGCCGTCGGATGGCCGCCGGTCCGATCCAGGCGACTAACCGTTCCGTCATAAACCGCCGAGCATTCACGCCGGGCAAATTCTCGTAAAAGGTCTTCCCACACGTTTTACAGCGAAAACGGCGCGTTTGGAGTAGAGACCCACGCGCTTTCCATGCATCGGCAGATCCCGGGTCCATTGCTCACGACGGCCATACCCGACGATGGCCGCACTTTCACAATGGGAACACATCGTCGGGTCTACCAGGGTCTCGGCGGCAATGTGGTAGGCGTCATCGGTCTCATCCACCGTGATGATGCGGTAGTCGGGCAAGTTGAGCAGGTTCGGCACGGGTACTGCGATACGATCGTCCATTATGCCTCCAACTAACTACGCCATCTATTCGATCCATCACAAAATCCGTTTTTAATTTAACACAACAACAGCGGGACATCCATCACAAACCCCGTTTTTGGATCCGATTGTGCCTCCGGAAAAACTAGCCGAGATCCATCACGAATCCCGCATACCCGAAATTATGTGGAGCTTTAGATTATGGTAAGGAAACGGCCACCCGCATGGCGAAGGGCCAAACGCAGCGGAACCCGTTGTGTGCATAATCCCCCCAAGCAGGAGCGTATTCTCGAAAGCGAACGCGAATGTCAAAAAAACGGGGTCCAATCCCCGTGTCGGGTTACCAGCTACGACGACACCGATTTGGCCACCAAAATCTTAAAGATCCCGCTAACAACAACCTCACCGGTGTGTTTGACGACCTGCATCATGCAGGTGACTACGCCGCCCAGTGCCTTTTTATCCTGAAGGGCCTGGACCTCGAGTTCGACATGCAAGGTGTCACCGATATAGGTCGGTCGAACAAATCGAGTCCGATCCAATCCATAAAACGCTAACACGATGCCCGGTTTAAACACCATGAGTCCGGTCGCAACCGACAAGACCAACATGCCGTGCGCAATCCGCTGCCCATATCGCGTCTTGGACGCCCATTCCCGATCGGCATGCAACGGGTACCAATCGCCACTAAACGCCGAAAACATGACCAAATCGGACTCGGTGATCGTCCGACCGCGAGATTCCCAACGGTCGCCAATTTGATAGGTTTCAAACGGTCGGTCAAACATGAGGTCGCCTCCTTCTCATGATCGGTACCGCTGTTCGAGTTCGTGAATTTCCGGAAGACCAATAAAGCGGAGGAATTCATCAAACCGAACTAATTGATCCATAACCACCGCCGGTGTACCGGATCGGTAAATCACTTGGAGCACCTGGCGCATGGCCGCTGTCGCCGAAAAGAGCGTACTCAGGGGAAATATGACCAGTTTAAACCCCATTTCCACGATTTCCTTTCGACTTAAAGGGGGTGTCTTACCGCCTTCGGCCCAATTAAAAACCAAGGGCACCTCCGGAAAACTAAATGCCAGACGACGAATTTGGTCGGTATGCTCCGGAGCCTCAATAAACAGCATATCGGCCCCGGCTTCGTAATAGCGGGCCGCGCGTTCAATCGCGGCATTGAGCCCTTCCACCGCCAGCGCGTCCGT contains:
- a CDS encoding MaoC domain protein dehydratase (PFAM: MaoC like domain~COGs: COG2030 Acyl dehydratase~InterPro IPR002539~KEGG: bts:Btus_1731 MaoC domain protein dehydratase~PFAM: MaoC-like dehydratase~SPTR: MaoC domain protein dehydratase), yielding MFDRPFETYQIGDRWESRGRTITESDLVMFSAFSGDWYPLHADREWASKTRYGQRIAHGMLVLSVATGLMVFKPGIVLAFYGLDRTRFVRPTYIGDTLHVELEVQALQDKKALGGVVTCMMQVVKHTGEVVVSGIFKILVAKSVSS